One Vespa crabro chromosome 4, iyVesCrab1.2, whole genome shotgun sequence DNA segment encodes these proteins:
- the LOC124423990 gene encoding ecotropic viral integration site 5 ortholog isoform X7, producing MSLLRLCTTVHHHHHHQQQQQQQQSSQCGILHSDKIFPNPSSELYQEERINSSQEIPIDELALLAKLEEANRLIESDAKSLNSLQSNHSRKGSDTSQVSVASGGSGGNGDAAPRRHTTADGEENTWSLWGHIVSDWDYHWKKRKDFVKELVRQGIPHHFRGIVWQLLSGAHDSPVKKQFAEYIKATSACERIIRRDIARTYPEHDFFKEKDGLGQESLFNVMKAYSLHDREVGYCQGSGFIVGLLLMQQMPEEEAFAVLVALMQEYRLRDMFKPSMAELGVCMYQLEHLVADTHPELHAHFTAQGFHTSMYASSWFLTLFTTALGLPLACRIFDVFLSEGMEIIFKVALAMLHLGKEDLLSLDMEGMLKFFQKQLPSKAEKDPDVLMNLAYSMKINPKRMKKLEKDYTVLKMKEQEEMVELRRLRAENRLLRQRTELLEAESAELADRLVRGQVSRAEEEETAFVVQRELAALRHTHLETSHQLEQAHDELRSLSLLLEENVNSRQSSLDEILLKQEALSQKEELIQCLQEELVRVRLSEAENGVTIRELRARIQELEQDKKTLRESTPDNSVAHLQEELIAVKLREAEANLSLKDLRQRVIELSAAWQRHLQEHRSAQSAPAADSTPKKLLFWENRGHEVQKYEEDLMTTRIREMEALTEVKELRLKVMELETQVQVATNQLRRQDENGKVLKEELENARAAEKVLAAKLRDEQRKYADLESKIKDETMMARIRDAEHAQQVAELTQKISLLELKNEEMHAEGELRNNLDDSERVRELQDKVAELKAEVMRLESWKQRWTGHGDHQPVRSFSIDTESELDERDLRICLPDHINTTTPNSPEIVETETERGNREYL from the exons ATGAGCCTGCTTCGTTTATGCACCACTGtgcatcaccaccaccatcaccaacaacaacaacaacaacaacagtcTTCCCAGTGCGGTATTTTGCATTCCGACAAAATATTTCCGAACCCGTCGTCGGAACTTTATCAGGAGGAGAGGATAAATTCGTCTCAGGAAATTCCTATTGACGAGCTGGCTTTACTAGCTAAGCTGGAGGAAGCCAATAG gcTCATCGAGTCGGATGCAAAGTCGCTTAACTCTCTTCAGAGTAATCATAGTAGGAAAGGTTCGGACACATCGCAGGTGTCCGTGGCGTCGGGGGGTAGCGGAGGTAACGGAGATGCCGCACCCCGACGCCACACGACTGCTGATGGTGAAGAGAACACCTGGAGTTTGTGGGGTCACATAGTTTCCGATTGGGATTATCattggaagaagagaaaagattttgtCAAAGAATTAGTCCGACAGGGTATACCCCATCACTTCAG gGGTATCGTCTGGCAATTGTTGAGCGGCGCACACGATTCTCCTGTAAAAAAACAGTTCGCAGAATATATCAAAGCAACGTCAGCCTGCGAGAGGATTATCAGGAGAGATATAGCGAGAACATATCCTGAGCATGACttttttaaggaaaaagaTGGTCTTGGTCAGGAGAGTTTGTTTAATGTTATGAAAGCGTATAGTCTTCATGATCGCGAAGTGGGTTACTGCCAAGGTTCGGGATTCATTGTAGGATTGCTTCTTATGCAG CAAATGCCAGAGGAAGAAGCTTTTGCAGTATTAGTAGCGCTTATGCAAGAGTATCGTTTGCGAGATATGTTTAAGCCGAGTATGGCAGAATTAGGGGTGTGCATGTATCAATTAGAACATTTAGTCGCCGATACGCATCCCGAACTACACGCTCATTTCACGGCTCAAGGTTTTCATACTTCGATGTACGCCTCCTCTTGGTTTCTCACGCTGTTCACCACGGCACTGGGACTACCCCTCGCCTGTCGTATCTTTGATGTATTCCTATCCGAAGGAATGGAGATAATCTTCAAAGTTGCGCTGGCTATGTTGCATTTAGGAAAGGAGGATTTACTAAGTTTGGATATGGAGGGCATGTTGAAG TTTTTCCAGAAACAATTACCGAGCAAAGCTGAGAAAGATCCGGACGTACTTATGAATCTGGCATACAGCATGAAAATAAATCCAAAGAGGATGAAGAAGCTGGAGAAGGATTATACCGTACTCAAGATGAAGGAGCAAGAAGAGATGGTAGAATTACGGAGACTCAGGGCGGAAAATAGATTACTCAGGCAAAGAACTGAACTTTTAGAGGCCGAATCTGCTGAGCTCGCCGACAGATTAGTGAGAGGTCAAGTTTCTCGTGCGGAAGAAGAGGAAACTGCGTTTGTAGTGCAAAGGGAATTGGCTGCCCTTCGACACACGCATCTTGAGACCAGTCATCAGCTCGAACAAGCCCACGATGAACTCAGATCGTTGTCTCTTCTTTTAGAGGAAAACGTGAACTCGCGACAATCGTCGCTCGACGAGATCCTGTTGAAGCAGGAAGCTTTATCGCAAAAGGAGGAACTGATACAGTGCCTACAAGAGGAATTGGTTAGGGTCAGACTAAGCGAGGCTGAAAATGGTGTAACGATCAGGGAACTTAGGGCCAGAATACAGGAATTGGAACAAGACAAAAAGACTTTACGCGAATCAACACCTGATAATTCTGTTGCTCATCTGCAGGAAGAACTGATTGCTGTTAAACTCAGAGAGGCAGAAGCGAATCTCTCTTTGAag GATCTCCGACAAAGGGTTATAGAATTGAGTGCTGCGTGGCAAAGGCATCTACAGGAGCATAGATCTGCTCAATCCGCTCCAGCAGCGGATTCAACACCGAAAAAGTTACTTTTTTGGGAAAATAGAGGTCACGAAGTACAAAAGTACGAGGAAGATCTGATGACCACCAGAATTCGAGAGATGGAAGCTCTTACTGAGGTCAAAGAACTTAGGCTTAAGGTCATGGAACTCGAAACTCAAGTACAGGTCGCTACAAATCAATTGCGTAGGCAAGATGAAAATGGGAAAGTACTTAAGGAAGAATTGGAGAATGCACGTGCTGCGGAAAAAGTTCTCGCTGCCAAGTTGCGAGATGAACAGCGTAAGTACGCCGATTTggaatcgaaaataaaagatgagaCAATGATGGCTAGGATACGTGATGCTGAACATGCTCAACAAGTTGCCGAGCTCACGCAGAAAATTTCTTTGCTCGAATTAAAG AACGAAGAAATGCATGCGGAAGGTGAgctaagaaataatttagatgacagtgagagagtaagagaactCCAAGATAAAGTTGCGGAACTAAAAGCAGAG GTCATGAGGTTAGAAAGTTGGAAACAACGTTGGACCGGCCATGGTGATCATCAACCCGTTCGAAGTTTTAGCATCGACACTGAGAGTGAGTTAGACGAGCGGGATCTGAGGATTTGTTTACCAGATCATATCAACACGACCACTCCAAACTCACCCGAG